From Patescibacteria group bacterium, a single genomic window includes:
- a CDS encoding SBBP repeat-containing protein, with protein sequence MSGKNIKLATVGLIILTAIFCFGTMPAKAADFSAAQQTKITNVIIPWVENQGQIKDDSVKFSANIFMGTVFVTDNGTITYSLKQNKADQKGAVIKEIPQFKNTPLITGQEQTETKINYFIGADKSKWQTNVAAYNVVLFGEIYPNIELKLKAHGNNVEKLYTIYPNGDPSDIKMTIKGADKLSLTKDGQLQADVHGVKPIYFTKPIAYQDINGTRVNVSIQYKLNKNSYSFTVGAYNKNYNLVIDPELDTLLVSTYFGGSTDGESPLAMTADADGNLFILGNTYSTDFPTTTGAYDTELDTGPDIVIIKMDSDLSSLLAMTILGADGWDEAWNLGIDGSGNIFIAGDTDTTFPTTTGAYQTSTNGLGEGFVSKLDNDLTSLLASTYFGGSDNEYVTDIKLDSSGNVYIAGYTASNDIAITAGTYGVDYGGGAEDGFVVKFNNALTHATSTYIGATGDEWINALALDGSGNVYLAGNTTDSSFPTTTDAFDTTPNVGPGNNDGFVVKLNNDFSSLLSSTLLGGSDDDRIWAMTLSPTYDSLYVAGRTYSTDFATTSGAYDTTQNGDSDVFVTKFNIGLTQALASTYLGGSGEDRLSDPAEIYVDAYTVYLSGTTASTGFPTTTGAYQVTRAGGFDSFLTKMSLGLTALQGSTYFGGTLNEGNGGLYVNSERVVYLLGDTYSTNLPVTAGAYSTSNAGSYDMFIAKFGNPVPAITSLSPSRYRFDDTSPFTLTVNGTGFVVSSTIKINGVSFTTTYVTTTKLTSTVTAGDIGTHGTYDVTVYSSTPGGGTSASSIFTLYIQNGGGGYISTPAPIVVSAPSTPVVSPTTSTTTTTTVTTLAGCPALSAGDMVKVTGKAAIYSLNSNLQVLYFPSGDEFKSWNVDNSYGGYKSISQSCFDALSVPSTYPGAVNYRPGSYVVKKSSADQLYVVLPNNTLSKITDTDATALYGQNYTVKIISDPFWPHYINRGTDTTSSAHQGMLISKDTKTWYVDAGNVLREVTANGMTTNRFKTSFIHVVSESYLTGFTTGDLIDVEVPIIASRVQ encoded by the coding sequence ATGAGCGGAAAAAATATAAAATTAGCAACGGTGGGTTTAATTATACTCACGGCAATTTTTTGTTTTGGCACCATGCCGGCTAAAGCAGCTGATTTTTCTGCTGCCCAACAAACAAAGATAACCAACGTCATCATTCCTTGGGTAGAAAATCAAGGTCAAATTAAGGATGATTCAGTCAAATTCAGTGCTAATATCTTTATGGGCACTGTTTTTGTAACTGATAATGGCACAATTACATACTCCCTCAAACAAAATAAAGCCGACCAAAAAGGGGCTGTCATAAAAGAAATTCCGCAATTTAAAAATACCCCTTTAATTACCGGCCAAGAACAAACAGAGACAAAAATTAATTATTTTATCGGCGCGGACAAATCAAAATGGCAAACAAATGTCGCCGCTTATAATGTTGTTTTATTTGGAGAAATTTATCCGAATATTGAACTCAAGTTAAAGGCCCATGGTAATAATGTTGAAAAACTATATACCATATATCCCAACGGAGATCCGAGTGACATTAAAATGACGATAAAGGGAGCAGATAAACTATCACTGACCAAAGATGGTCAATTGCAAGCTGATGTCCATGGTGTCAAACCGATATATTTTACCAAACCGATTGCTTATCAGGATATAAACGGCACGAGAGTAAATGTTTCTATCCAATACAAACTTAATAAAAATAGTTACTCATTCACGGTTGGTGCATATAACAAAAATTATAATTTGGTGATTGATCCGGAATTGGATACCCTGTTGGTTTCAACATATTTTGGCGGTAGTACTGACGGTGAATCTCCTCTTGCTATGACAGCGGATGCGGATGGGAATCTGTTTATCTTGGGCAATACATATTCTACTGATTTTCCAACCACCACCGGCGCTTATGACACGGAATTAGACACAGGGCCGGATATTGTGATTATCAAAATGGATTCAGATCTGTCCTCTCTGTTGGCAATGACCATTTTAGGAGCAGACGGCTGGGATGAAGCGTGGAATTTGGGTATTGACGGTTCCGGAAATATATTTATAGCCGGTGATACGGACACAACTTTTCCAACCACAACCGGAGCATACCAAACTTCAACCAACGGCTTGGGTGAAGGTTTCGTAAGCAAACTAGACAATGATCTTACATCACTGTTAGCGTCAACATATTTTGGCGGGTCAGATAATGAATATGTAACTGACATAAAACTTGATAGTTCGGGCAATGTCTATATAGCCGGGTATACGGCTTCCAATGATATCGCGATTACGGCCGGAACATATGGCGTTGATTATGGAGGAGGGGCAGAAGACGGATTTGTGGTTAAATTTAACAATGCCTTAACGCACGCTACATCAACTTATATAGGAGCAACGGGGGACGAATGGATTAACGCGTTGGCCTTGGATGGTTCTGGCAATGTATATTTGGCAGGGAACACAACGGATTCATCATTTCCAACCACCACCGACGCGTTTGATACAACTCCCAATGTCGGGCCGGGCAATAACGATGGATTTGTAGTTAAATTAAATAATGATTTTTCTTCATTGTTATCATCAACGCTTTTAGGGGGAAGCGACGATGATAGAATTTGGGCGATGACACTAAGCCCGACTTATGACAGTTTGTATGTGGCCGGCAGGACATACTCAACTGATTTTGCGACAACAAGCGGAGCTTATGACACTACGCAAAATGGAGATAGTGATGTGTTTGTGACTAAGTTTAATATAGGACTGACCCAGGCGCTTGCATCTACTTATCTTGGAGGGAGCGGTGAAGATCGTTTGAGTGATCCAGCGGAAATTTATGTTGATGCCTATACTGTTTATTTAAGCGGCACTACAGCATCAACTGGTTTTCCAACTACAACCGGGGCCTACCAGGTTACAAGGGCAGGCGGATTTGATTCGTTTCTAACTAAAATGAGTTTAGGTTTGACTGCTCTGCAGGGGTCAACCTATTTTGGCGGGACATTGAATGAAGGAAATGGGGGATTGTATGTTAATTCCGAAAGGGTAGTGTATTTGCTGGGGGATACATACTCTACTAATCTGCCGGTAACAGCGGGTGCATACAGCACTTCTAATGCCGGAAGCTATGATATGTTTATTGCCAAATTCGGCAACCCCGTCCCCGCCATCACCTCTTTATCTCCGAGCAGATATAGGTTTGACGACACCTCACCTTTTACCCTCACTGTAAACGGAACCGGTTTTGTCGTCTCTTCAACCATCAAGATAAACGGAGTGAGCTTTACCACCACTTATGTCACCACAACCAAACTAACATCTACGGTTACAGCCGGGGATATTGGCACCCATGGTACTTATGATGTGACGGTGTATAGCTCGACTCCGGGCGGCGGCACCAGCGCCAGTTCAATTTTTACCCTTTACATCCAAAACGGTGGAGGCGGGTATATTTCCACACCTGCTCCGATTGTGGTATCAGCGCCAAGTACACCGGTTGTTTCCCCCACTACTTCCACTACAACCACCACAACCGTCACCACCCTCGCCGGCTGTCCGGCTCTTTCTGCTGGTGACATGGTAAAAGTAACCGGTAAAGCAGCTATTTATTCCTTAAATAGTAACTTGCAGGTTCTCTATTTTCCCTCCGGAGATGAATTCAAGAGTTGGAATGTTGACAACAGCTATGGCGGCTACAAATCAATCAGCCAATCTTGTTTTGACGCTTTATCTGTGCCTTCAACCTATCCGGGCGCCGTCAATTACCGCCCCGGCTCATATGTGGTAAAAAAGTCCTCCGCTGACCAGTTGTATGTCGTTTTGCCTAACAATACCTTATCTAAAATCACTGATACTGATGCCACCGCTCTTTACGGCCAAAACTATACAGTGAAAATTATTTCTGATCCGTTCTGGCCACATTACATTAATCGTGGCACTGATACCACAAGTTCTGCCCACCAGGGCATGTTAATCAGTAAGGACACCAAAACCTGGTATGTTGATGCCGGAAATGTCCTGCGTGAGGTTACCGCCAATGGCATGACTACTAACCGGTTCAAAACATCTTTCATCCATGTTGTTTCAGAGTCATATTTGACCGGGTTTACGACCGGAGATTTGATTGACGTAGAAGTACCGATAATTGCAAGTAGAGTGCAGTAG
- a CDS encoding ParB/RepB/Spo0J family partition protein: MALGRGLGALISPSGSSHQKQTTNISADGQEKIWYIPLTSITPNSHQPRRNFNDDQIKELANSIKQHGILQPILVTEKSDGGYELVAGERRWRASQIAGLASIPAVIKVLADRDKLEVALIENVHRENLDPIEEAFAYQRLVDEFGLTQQDVADKVGKSRPAVANTIRLLELPEEIKSALVERKINAGQARALLSLGDKKKQLDMLASMLGQKITVRELEHSVARQTPNKTRRDPNLLYLEEQIRLALGTKVTITAKGERGTIVIDYYSKEELARLIKRISE; the protein is encoded by the coding sequence ATGGCTTTAGGCAGGGGATTGGGAGCTTTAATTTCCCCAAGCGGGAGCTCTCATCAAAAACAAACAACCAACATCAGCGCGGATGGCCAGGAAAAAATTTGGTATATACCGCTTACTTCAATTACACCGAATTCACACCAACCCAGACGCAATTTTAATGATGACCAAATCAAGGAATTGGCCAACTCCATTAAACAGCATGGTATTCTTCAGCCGATTTTGGTGACTGAAAAATCTGATGGCGGTTATGAACTGGTGGCCGGCGAACGCCGCTGGCGCGCATCGCAGATTGCCGGCTTGGCCAGTATCCCGGCGGTGATAAAAGTTTTGGCCGACAGGGATAAATTGGAAGTGGCCTTGATTGAAAATGTACATCGCGAGAATTTGGATCCGATTGAAGAGGCCTTTGCCTACCAAAGATTGGTTGACGAATTCGGTCTAACCCAACAGGACGTGGCTGATAAAGTCGGTAAAAGCCGACCGGCAGTCGCCAACACAATTCGGTTGCTTGAATTACCAGAGGAAATTAAGTCCGCCCTGGTTGAGAGAAAAATTAATGCCGGACAAGCCAGAGCGCTTTTAAGTTTGGGCGACAAGAAAAAACAGCTGGACATGCTGGCTTCCATGCTTGGGCAGAAAATTACGGTTCGGGAGCTTGAACACAGTGTGGCCAGACAAACCCCGAATAAAACCAGAAGAGATCCAAACCTTCTTTATTTGGAAGAACAAATCCGTTTAGCTCTGGGCACAAAAGTGACCATAACCGCCAAAGGCGAACGGGGAACGATTGTGATTGATTATTACTCAAAAGAAGAATTGGCGCGATTGATAAAACGAATTTCCGAGTAA
- a CDS encoding ParA family protein, whose translation MSRIISIVNQKGGVGKTTTAVNLAAALSETGKFVLLVDLDPQGNATSGLGIKYQDLEKGLYHTLSGESRLHDIVHNTAHAGLRVAPATPDLAGANVELVNMEGRERKLADVLVEAEHAYDYIIIDCPPSLGILTLNGLIAADHILIPVQAEYYALEGLGQLLKTIEMVRENLKPNLNVLGAVLTMYDSRNSLSEEIMHELYKFFPDNIFRSVIPRTVRLAEAPSFGQSIFHYDPSSKGSKAYERLARELIERFEQVI comes from the coding sequence ATGTCCAGAATAATATCCATAGTCAATCAAAAGGGTGGAGTGGGAAAGACAACCACGGCCGTAAATTTGGCTGCAGCTCTCTCTGAAACCGGCAAATTTGTGTTATTGGTTGATTTGGACCCGCAGGGCAATGCCACTTCGGGTTTGGGCATAAAATATCAGGATTTGGAAAAAGGGCTTTATCATACCTTATCCGGGGAGTCGCGCCTTCATGATATTGTCCACAACACCGCTCACGCCGGTTTGCGCGTGGCGCCGGCTACTCCTGATTTGGCCGGAGCCAATGTTGAATTGGTTAATATGGAAGGCAGGGAAAGAAAATTGGCCGATGTGCTGGTAGAAGCCGAGCATGCTTATGACTATATCATTATAGATTGTCCGCCGTCTTTGGGTATTTTAACCTTAAATGGCTTAATCGCGGCTGATCATATCTTAATACCGGTACAGGCCGAATATTATGCTCTGGAAGGTTTGGGGCAGCTTTTAAAAACAATTGAAATGGTTAGAGAAAATTTGAAGCCGAATTTAAATGTTTTGGGCGCGGTTTTAACCATGTATGATTCCCGCAATAGTTTGTCCGAAGAAATTATGCACGAACTTTATAAATTTTTTCCGGACAATATTTTCCGGTCAGTAATCCCGCGCACGGTGCGCTTGGCCGAAGCGCCGAGTTTCGGTCAGAGCATTTTTCACTATGACCCAAGCAGTAAGGGCTCAAAAGCGTATGAGAGATTGGCCAGGGAATTAATTGAAAGATTTGAACAAGTAATATAA
- a CDS encoding MazG-like family protein — protein MLDLKQLQAEVLENKKNKGFNTTDIPLEFCFLNNEVTEAFEAWLKKKDNLGEELADITIYLLGLAEIFNLDLEKELRNKMERNKNREYKIVDGVPIRTKEA, from the coding sequence ATGTTGGATCTTAAACAGCTTCAGGCGGAAGTTCTGGAAAATAAAAAAAACAAAGGATTTAATACTACTGACATACCGCTTGAATTTTGTTTTTTAAATAATGAAGTAACCGAGGCCTTTGAAGCGTGGCTGAAAAAGAAAGATAATTTGGGAGAGGAGTTGGCGGATATCACTATCTATTTGCTGGGTCTGGCTGAAATTTTTAATTTGGATCTGGAAAAAGAACTTCGCAATAAAATGGAGAGGAATAAAAATCGGGAATACAAAATTGTGGATGGGGTACCGATTAGGACTAAAGAGGCATAA